From one Mercenaria mercenaria strain notata unplaced genomic scaffold, MADL_Memer_1 contig_2779, whole genome shotgun sequence genomic stretch:
- the LOC123537524 gene encoding repetitive organellar protein-like translates to MGNTLDIGTVGRKNETAMDIAELQKQMSVVDHSMTGLAKSIDSMQAACKMLLLHLEKKEEINTDDCLEGENEDRKQSGPDLALELLRSIDESVTDHKFIAMDVIGRLLHFIANNLQKYGISSMKSDKELTLDKYVAAKCPFDMTGTVLFYDEKIKSLRSEVGKLKEIKRNLRSRIDTMQRREDDLIEENTCLHDQVDKLEIKLNISRQDKQTIPSTADGNDKQFTETNNIPLKVETVEKQKDKFDDMLEEHLSEKVKELVDLKKEREIERQKFEEEIAQYKNENTVLEDANRTLVEELERKKPAKVIQVQVQMYRNLCSMSIETSLADFLKYKAKTKSLDLKIITYYKRLAVERDKPVIILCDSSSVSTSSKKTGNAIGGIEATQNAAVVVLHKDSKKSIQYKQAAMLKKYHPYSSLGEIVDVACDSNSVFLCDDNDYAVDDIINYIYKRRS, encoded by the exons ATGGGAAATACATTGGATATAGGAACTGTAGGCCGGAAAAACGAAACCGCGATGGATATAGCAGAATTGCAG AAACAGATGAGTGTAGTAGACCATTCGATGACAGGGCTGGCTAAGTCCATAGATTCAATGCAAGCTGCTTGTAAAATGTTACTTTTGCATTTagagaagaaagaagaaattaaCACGG ATGATTGCTTGGAAGGTGAAAACGAGGACAGAAAACAATCTGGTCCTGATCTTGCGCTTGAGCTTCTTCGATCGATAGAT GAAAGCGTGACTGACCATAAATTCATTGCAATGGATGTTATTGGCAGATTGCTGCATTTCATTGCTAATAACTTGCAAAAGTATGGCATCTCGTCAATGAAGAGTGATAAAGAATTAACTCTGGATAAATATGTAGCTGCAAAGTGTCCTTTCGATATGACAGGTACGGTTCTGTTCTATGATGAGAAAATCAAATCTCTAAGGTCAGAGGTTGGaaagttaaaagaaattaaaagaaacttACGTAGCCGCATTGATACAATGCAGAGAAGAGAAGACGATTTAATTGAAGAAAACACATGTCTACATGATCAGGTTGATAAActagaaataaaattgaacattTCAAGACAAGACAAGCAAACCATACCGTCAACTGCAGATGGTAATGACAAACAGTTTACAGAAACAAACAATATACCGTTAAAAGTAGAAACTGTCGAAAAACAGAAAGATAAATTTGACGACATGTTGGAAGAACATTTGAGCGAAAAAGTGAAAGAGCTGGTAGATTTGAAAAAGGAACGGGAAATAGAAAGACAAAAGTTCGAAGAAGAAATTGCccaatacaaaaatgaaaacacagTACTTGAGGACGCAAATAGAACCTTAGTTGAGGAACTTGAAAGGAAAAAACCCGCAAAAGTTATACAAG TTCAGGTTCAGATGTACAGGAACCTTTGCAGTATGAGCATAGAAACCAGTTTGGCAGACTTCTTGAAATACAAAGCGAAAACAAAATCACtagatttgaaaattattacATATTATAAGCGACTAGCTGTTGAAAGAGACAAGCCTGTTATAATTCTTTGCGATTCGTCTTCCGTTTCGACCAGTTCAAAAAAGACGGGAAACGCAATCGGAGGCATAGAAG CAACTCAAAATGCTGCCGTAGTTGTATTGCACAAGGACAGCAAAAAATCGATACAGTACAAACAGGCTGCTATGTTAAAAAAATACCACCCATATTCTTCACTTGGTGAAATTGTCGATGTAGCATGTGACAGCAACAGTGTGTTTTTGTGCGATGATAATGACTACGCTGTTGACGATATCATCAACTACATCTACAAACGAAGATCTTGA